GATTTATATTTCAAAAAGGGGATTAGATGCATTAGGTACAACGCTGGAAGAAATCAGAACATCTTTTACAGATTATCATTCCCGCTATTTCAACTTAGAAGATGCTGAGTATTACGCTGAAAAAATTGCCAGCTTTCTTGCCCGGAACAAACAAGATGAAATTGTAACCTATTTCCAGCAGGTAAGACTAGCTCCTGAATATGAATGGGTTTGGCATTTAAGCTCCACCCGAATATTTTTAAGAGACCAGGAAGGACAGCCTTTACTTTCGTTAACCCTGTCAATTCCAGTAGACTCCAAGAGCCATATCACCACCAAGGTAGAGCGCCTGCAACGGGAATATGATTTTTTGAGAAAGAATCAGCACATTTTTGCTTCACTTACGGGTCGGGAAAAAGAGATCCTTAGTCTTTTGGCCATGGGAAAAAATTCAGAGCAAATAGCAACAGCTTTACATATTTCAGAAATGACCGTTTCTACCCACAGGAGGAATATAAAAGCTAAGATCGGCGCACAAACACCTTATGATATTACCCGCTTTGCACAAGCATTTGATATGATTTGAGTAGTTTTTGAAGTGAAGTAAACGTCTTTATAATGCTATGTTTACTTTTTCAGATTACGATTAGGCTAAACTTAAAAGTAAATGCAGCCCATTAAGGACTGCATTTTGTTTTGGTAGACCGCTTCTATTCAAAAGAAGACGTTTAAGAAACGAATTCGGTTCGTTGCTACTTTTCGGCAGGGACTTTAAAACGGGCGTCTTTCTATTTCTTCTATGGCCTGGTCTATTATATTCCGATCTGATGCCCCAATAGCTTTCCACTCGCCATTAATTCTTTGCAAGGAAAAGGTAGAGGCCACTAATGTATCTTTCCAACTGGTTAAAGGGGTGAAAAAATAGCTTTTCTGCTTTTTACTTACCTCAAAAACCAAGGGGTGCCCATCAAAAAAGAGCATGATTAGTTCTACTGTCATAGTGGTAGGGATAAATAAACATGCTATACGTGGTCCGAATCTCTATATAGTTTACAATGAGCTGTTTAGGAAAGTATGGCCTATAGACTGGCACTTGTTCTTGAAGCTTCAGGCAAACTATATATTATAACATTAGCAAAAGTGACGAAAGAAGAGATGATAGAAAATACCTAGTAGTGAGTATTTTCGCGGCCTTTACAGAATTTCCCTATGTTTTTCATTCTTTCTAAGATCCTATTCTTCTTATTGGCTCCCCTGATCTGGATTATAACGACACTGGCTATGGCCCTTTTTGCAAAAAAAGACAAAAGAAGAAAGCGTGCGTTGGTAACCACTGCAGCCCTGCTGCTTCTTTTTACAAACCCATTTATTAGTAATGAAGCTTGGTTGTTATGGGAGCGTGGGCCGAAGCCAATAGCTACGCTTCCTACTTATGATGCTGCTATTATTCTAACAGGCCTGACCGATATGGATAAATCGCCTCACGACCGCGTGTATACTAATAAGGGCGCCGACCGGGTTTTACATACCCTTCAATTGTATAAACTGGGCAAGGTGCAGCATATCATTATTTCGGGTGGTAACGGTTCTTTAAAGGAGAAGATTACTACTGAGGCTGAAAGTTTACGTCAGCTGCTAGTGCAGGCCGGTGTGCCCGATAGTGTTATACTGATGGAAGACAAAAGCCGGAATACGTATGAGAATGCGCGGTTCACCAAGCAATTGCTTAGCCAGCATCCTGATTTAAAGAAGTTATTGCTGGTAACATCAGCCTTTCACATGCGCCGGGCAGAGGCTTGCTTTAAAAAAGCAGGTGTAGTGGCGGATACATATCCTGCCGATTTCTATACACACGACCGTTCCTGGGACCTCGACAAGCTACTGTTGCCGCAAGAAGCGGTGCTTTCTCTCTGGCAAAAGCTATTGCATGAAATGGCCGGCTATGTGGTGTATAAAGTGGTTGGGTACTGTTAGAGTGAAGCTTCACGCTATACGCTGTACGCTCCACGCAGAGCGCGCCGGAGGCGCGGAGGGAGGAACCACGGAGACATAGAAGCACAGGGAGGCACAGGGACGGCCACAAAGACACGAAGACGCAAAGGGGCGCTAAGTAAAAGAAGCAAAGAGGTTAAATGAAAAAGCACTCCACCAAAGGAGTGCTTTTGTTTTATAAAGAGGTTGGCTCTTGCTGTGAAGCGTGCAGCTTGTAGCTTGCTGCCATCCTTTCACGTTTGACGTTTCACGATAGGCTGTTTGCTGCGTACAGCGTATAGCTTGAAGCGTGCAGCGCTTCTTACTTAAACCGATAGTTCATCACCAACCCGTGCGACTGTCCCGTCGTATAAGGCAACAGGGTTAAGTTAGGATCTTTGAAGAGTTTGGTCTTATGAAACTGTGGTACCAGTATTCCGGATAGTGTACCCACTGCTGTTCCCAATAAGAGATCAGAAGGGAAATGCTTTCCGCCCATATGGCGTAAATAAGCCGTACCTCCAGTAGCTACAATAGCGGCACCATAAAACAAAAACCTCAACTTGGAGTCAGGGTGGTAGTCTGAAAACACTTTAGCAGTAAAGAAAGAGGCTGTACCTACCAATGCTACGTGCCCGGCAAAGAATGAGTTTTTAGCACCACCGCTTGTGCGTTCAGACATTGGCACTTCGGGGTTATAAGCCAACGGGCGGTAACGGTCAGTACTATATGTTGCGCCAGTATATAATAAACCCGTAACCGACATAGCTTCAAGGTACATCAGCCCAATTTTTCCTGCATCTTGCCGTATGTGCTTGTCTGCAAGTAACAAAAGAGGTAATGGCATAGAGCCATAAAAAAAGAAGTCGCTGGTATTGGCCGCTTTAGGAGAATACACATCAGCTGCCCAGCGGTCAAAGCCATTGATATCTTCTTTACGCAAGGAATTAATATCTTCTACGGTCGATGGATCCTTGCTGTAGATTTTTGTAAACGCATACATGGACCATCCCGAGCCCACAGCCGTAACCGGTATATCCACCGCGGGTTTTAATTTGTAAACGGGTTGTTTTTTGTTGTCAGTAAAAGCCTGGTTGGAATCTGTTGTTACAACATTTACCGTTGTTGTATCTATTAGCTTGCTACTTGTATCTGTTTGAGAGAAGGCTGAAAAGCCTGTTGCAACCACTACACTCAACGCCACTACTTCTTTTATCATGATCGGGTATTTTTCTAAGGGTTATTACACATTTACCTGTTCTCTGCTGATCTTTAATCAAATTGCAAGCCAAGCAGTATAATGCACATTGATCCTGGCTTGAAGTATTGGTTGTGAAGCTGTTATCGGCTATCCGTTATTTTCTGTTTACCCTCCACGTATTTCTACAGTGCTAAATTTTTGTGGATTACTAACCGTTTTTATGGATCAGTTAGCTCTTGAAGAGTTGTCTCCATTTCATTGACGTGAGACGACAAACATGAGACGCGAAAAGAGAATCTGACAGTGCAGTTCTACTTCAATAATCAAAGTTTAAAAACACCCGTTGCCTTAACAATACTTTAAATTGATCAGCTTCATGTACTAATTCAAGGGCTTGAACCGTTTAATACCCAATTGCTATCAAGCTGAGGATAGGCCTCATGGGAGCGGGGGACGGCAAAGTCATCAATTCCGATCAACGGAAAAGGTAAACTTATAAACTAGTGAACTTGTAAACTATTTTTACTTTTCACGTCTCACGTTTGACGTTTCACGAAGTCGCCCACACTTGACAGCGAATGAGTATAATCTGAATTGAATTACATTTACGAGAAAGAGAAAAACCCGGCATGAAATCAAAGCCCTCATTTTGGCAACGCATAGGCTTGCACGACTGGTTCCTGAAAAAAGATACGGAAGATACGCTAGCCACTACACCTACGCTGACACCTGATGCTATTTTTAAGTATATAGTGGATAAGTTCCAGGAGTCAATTCACGAACTTTCGTTTGCGGACCGTATTGTGTTTTACCACGAGTACATTATAGCCTTCAACACAGAAGACTATAAAGAATTCATGGAGAACAAGAAAGGCATCTTTGGCCTGATAGTACAAGAGTCAGTGAAGAAGTTTTACGAGCTGTTAAAAGGCTATCGTGCTCAAGGAAAAACAGTGGAACCCTCCGCCAGCAAGTGGGTTTTCCGTTTTGTATCGCACCCCGATTATTACAGAGGCGATAAAGGATTTATTGGCAAACTGCTGCCTGGTGCTACGCAAAAAGAAGAAAACCTGCGCGTTACCTTTATACCTCGCCAAACCGGTATTGCTCAAACCTCCGATATCAGCTTTGATATATTGAAAGGGTTTACCTTTTATAGCGAGGGGTACTATGAGGTGCCTTACATTGAAGAATTACGTTACGATGAACGCAAAGTAAACGTGGCTACACCAACCGGCACGTCTTTTGCCCGGTTCGAGGCCATTGTGCCCGATAAAGCATTTGCCGGGAAAAAGATCGAATACTTTATGCGCGATGAAGAGATTGTGGTTTCTGGAAAAGACGATACACGCGAAGCTTCAACTATTTTCCGTGTGCCATCTGAATGGGTGAATACACCGCACTTGCGTATTCGTTATAACCGGGCAGATGATAAGTTTTACCTGGCATCATTTGGTGAAAAAACCATGCTCAACGAAAAGGCAATTTCCAGAAGTGATACAGCAAATCCTACCTGGACAGAATTGCCGATCAACTCTAAGCTGGTCCTAAATGGCATTGTCGGTATCAATATTTTTAAATCATAAGCATTCGCATGTCGCATTTATTGTCGCTGGCTTTATTGGTGGTAGGTGTAAGTCTGCTAATTGCACATTTTGTAGATATAAAACGTACGCATAAGAGGAATGGCTAAACACTATTTTGGAATAACAGATGTCGGCCGGCAACGGGATAATAACGAGGATACGTTTTTTATTGAGCCCGTGTTGAATAAGCAATTCATTGCCGCCTGTGTGATTGATGGCGTGGGTGGTTATGAAGGTGGGGAAGTAGCTGCTGCTATTGCACAACAATCCATACTGGCGTATTTGCAGATTCCTTCTGGTGAAGTGCTTAGCATGATGCGCGAAGCCATGTCTTCTGCTAATGAAAACATCTATGCGGAAAAGACGCAAACTGGCAAGAACCCCAGCATGGCTTGCGTGGCCACGATGGCGTTAGTCGATACCACGCACAATAAATTTTACTATGCCCACGTGGGCGATACCCGCTTGTATTTATTTAGAGATAAGACACTGGTGAAAGTTTCAAAAGACCACTCTTTTGTTGGCTTCTTGGAAGACTCTGGCCGTATTACGGAAGAAGCGGCCATGCAACATCTCAAGCGAAACGAGATCAGCAAAGCGCTGGGTTTTGAGTCGCCACTTCCCAATCCAAGTGAGTATATTGAAACTGGAGAATCACCTTTCCTTCCCGGCGATACTTTGCTGCTTTGTAGCGATGGACTAACGGATATGATAGACTCAGCTGTTATCAGTTCCGTACTGAATAATGGCGATACGCTGGAAGGGAAATGCCGTTCCCTGGTAGACGCTGCCAACAGGGCCGGTGGAAAGGATAATGTTACTGTAGTGCTGGTGCAGCATCCTAAAAAACCATTGAAGCAGGCTGCAAAAAAGCCAGCAACGCCGGTAAAAAAAAACGAAAGCCAACCAGCTGAGCCACGTATTCAACAGCAGCCGGTTGTTACACCTGTAGCAACAGCTCGTGTAGCCAAGCCTTATAACCTGCCCATCATTTTATCTATTGCCTGCTTTGTGCTGCTGACAGCATTGGTATGGGCTTTGTTTTTCCGTGGACCCAAAGCAAGTACAACGCCAGAGTTGGCACCAACTGTTGCACCTACGCTGCAAGAGCAACGTTTAAATACGGCCTTAAATCGTATGACAGGCGATACCTTATGGTTGAGAGATTCGCTGGCCATGGCACCTATTTACCTGACCGATACACTGCACCTTCGAAAAGACACCTTAGTATTGAAGAGCCCCGGAAGCATACTGCTGGCCCGGGATAGCAGCTTTAAAACAACAGGAGCTTCTATCGTTATTGGCCCGCAGGCAAAGTATGTGTTATTTGAAAATCTGATTCTGCAGGATATGGTAATAGCTACTACGAACCCATATGTGCTCCATTTTAAGAACACCCGGTTTAGAAATAGCTACGTACAAATAAGACAAGGGATACGTTATAATGATAGCCTGTTTACGGGTAGTGTGCTGGATATGCAGAAGGCTATGAAGGATTCTTTACCGCAAAACAGAAACAACTAAGCATGGCATTGGACAAACAACAACAGAAAGGAAGAGGGTTGGAGCGCTTGTTTTTATTCCTGGTGAGTGTGGTATTGGGTCTTTTTTTCTATGATCTCTATAATGTAACCAAACGCGATTTTGCTGAAGTGCCGGGCCGCCTGGCCGATGGAAGCATAGTCAACCTGAATGCCGATAATGTAGATAAACGCATTCAGGCCTTATTGGAAAAAGGCTACTACTTTGAAGACCCGCGCGATATCAATGTTATTACAGCCGCTGTAGCACAAGGACTAAGCGTACAGGACGAAGAGATTGATAACATTGGCGAACTGAATAAGCAAAAGTATTATGTAGATGCGCAGCAAGCGTATAACCTGGGCGGTGAATCGTTTAAGAAAAGAGTCAAGCTTTCGCGAACCTTATTGGGTTTTGCGGGTCCTGATTCCAACCGTTTTGCACAAGAGTTAAAGGCTCCCCCGCGTTTGCCTGCTACTAATGAATTGGGTACGGGTTCACAAAGTATAAAGGGTACCATCTATAATAAACAAGGTAAGCCTGTGCAGGGCGTATTGATGCGGTTGGATATGCTGGTGCCGCAGGATAGTGCTTACAGCAATAGTGTTGAGGATGTAGACAAGGAAACAGTCGTTGCATCAACTGGTATCCGTCGTGTGTATGTTTTAGATTCAGCCGGTAATCGTCAGCTTGTTTCATTGTCCGCTTATGCCCGTACGGATGAAAAAGGCGTATATGCTTTTACCGGTTTGCCATCGGGTAAAGCTTTTGAAGTATTGCCGCTGCAACCGGGCTTTCAGTTTGGTGCGTCCAAAGGCGTGCAGGCATTAAATGAAAATACCATCTTCAATTTTACACAGGCTCCTCATAAAATCCGTTTATTATCCAGCAAGGATTTTAACAACCTGAAGCGGGAGCGTTCATTGATTGTACGTACGCCAGAAGAAGCATCAAAATGGTACTGGATCATTATTGGTGTTTTTTTTACGGGCTTTATCTTCCTACATATTTTTTTAAGCTGGAAGTTGCCACAGGCCGACCAATTGGTGTTACCAACGGTCATGCTGCTAACAGGTATTTCACTACTCACTTTATTGAGTTTGCAAGACCCATTGCGTGATCGTTTCCTGGCTAGGAGTACGCTTTGGTATTTTGTAATTGGCTTTATCGGCATGTTCATTCTTCAGCTGTTCAACCTGCGGCGCTTTACTGTCGACTCCGGTTTATACCGGTTGTTTGCTTTTAGGAATAACCCTAAGGCGGCTAAAGGCTGGCAATGGGCGGGTGTGGCCATTACTTTATTGATCTTGACCATTCTGTTAGGAAGCGGACCAGAAGGGAGTGGGGTAAAGGTGAACCTCTTTGGCTTTCAACCCAGTGAAGTAGTAAAGTTTTTGATCGTTGTGTTTTTGGCGGGCTTCTTTTCCATGAACGAAAAGTTCATTTCGGAATATGCCACAATGAAAAAGCGCTGGGGCTTTTTTTATATCGCCTTGGGAGCCATACTGGCATCCATACTCTTGTTTTTAATGTTGGGTGATTTGGGGCCAGCCATTGTTGTGTGCTTTACGTTTATCATCCTGTTTTCCTTTTCGCGTGGCGACTTTGATTATACCATAGGAGGCGTTGTATTGTTTGTTTTGGCCAACTGGGCCATTAAAAATGTATGGCTGGCCACAGTGGCTACAGCTGTTCTTTTAGCATTAGCCATGCTGTTTCACCGGAAGCAGTTGAGTGAATCGGCTGTTATGGCCCTGGTGGTGATAGCCAGCTTTTTACTGTTAGATCAAATACCTTTTATCGGCGATGTATTTTCCGGACCAGTACAGCGTCTTGTAGATCGCAAGCTGATCTGGATAGATAAATGGGATAACGATGTATTTGGTGGCGACCAGGTAGCTAATGGTATTTGGGCTATGGCCAGTGGTGGTATAACAGGGCAGGGTATTGGTGAAGGATTTGGAAAAACCATTCCGGAAGCACATACCGACATGATCTTGCCAGCCCTTGGTGAAGAGTTAGGCCTGGTGGGTATTATCACTGTCTTCATTTTATTTGTTATTTACTTACATCGTTCTATTGTTATTGGCCGTCAAACCGGTACACCTTTTCTGTTTTATTTGTGTGCAGGTATTGGTGTCAGTACGTTTGTACAGTTTCTACTAATTGCTGGTGGATCGGTAGGTGCTTTACCGCTTTCTGGTGTGTCATTGCCTTTCATTAGTTATGGTGGGTCTTCATTGGTTTGTAACCTTTTGGCAGCGGGCTTCTTGCTGTCGTCCTCTGTGGTGCAAGGCACTGCTGTGCAATTGCGGTATGTATCGCGCCAGCAAGACCGAAACCTGATCCCTGCTCTTATTGCCGCCTTTATAGGCGTTCTTTTATTGGGCATTAATGTTTCCCGGTATCTGTTTCAAAATGACAAATGGGTAGTGCAGCCTGCACTAGTGGCTGAACGTAGCGGCGCTCGTATGTTTAGCTATAACCCTCGCATTGCCATTTTAATGAACCGCTTACAGGCGGGTACGCTGTATGACCGTACAGGAAAGATATTGGCAACCAGCAAGCCGGAGTTAGTTACCCAACAACAGGATTCATTACGGGTAGCAGGTTTAAATCCTGCCTATCTGCAAAAGCTTTCGCATCGTCGCTTAGATCGCTACTATCCATTTGCCGAGCATATGTTCTTCTGGACAGGCGATGCAAACACGGGTGTTTTTTACGGTGGTACCAATGGTTACTTTGCGGAGTATGAGCTAGGTCCCGAGCTACGCGGTTTTGAAACACCTATAACGGCGTATAATGTTACGGCTGGCCGGTACCGTGAAGATCGTTTTCTGCCGCAAACCGTAAGAGAGATGACGGTGGCCAAGCGGGATTACAGTGTGTTAGCACCCTTGCTGTTGGCTGGCATTAATAGTAAAGAAGTTGAAGCTTTTAAACAGCGCAATCGCGATGTGCAACTATCGATGGATGCTACACTCCAAACTGGTATACAAACGGCTTTACAGGCCGATGATTCTTTGCGTAATAACCGCATATCGGTTGTGGTCTTAGATGATTCTACTGGCGATGTGCTTACATCTGCAGCTTATCCTTTGCCACCGGTGCAGGATTGGGACCAGCTAACCCTAAGTGTACGGGAACAAAACAAATTGGGTTATTGGTTAACGGCTACCGATCTGGGCTTTACCTATGCCACTCAGCCAGGCTCTACGGCCAAAATATTAACCGCTTTGGCTGCCTTTAATAAACTAGGAGAGGCTGCTGCCAAACGCAGCTTTTTGATTCGGCCGCAAGACCTCATACGCGTAAAAGGTGCAGAGCCCGATGAAACCGGAACCATCAATATGGAACGGGCCATTGTGAAGTCGAATAACTCGTACTTTATCAAACTAGCCAATGAAGAACGGCTACAGGAACAGATGGGAGATCTGTATATACAAACCGGTATGTTCCTGCGAGGTGTAGGTGGCTATTTCTATGGAAAGGACACCACCAATGAAG
This genomic interval from Flavisolibacter tropicus contains the following:
- a CDS encoding helix-turn-helix transcriptional regulator, with product MAFLDRFTEPILRQQIEERLESIKLFETSVPAVLVVHDVRDFSLIYISKRGLDALGTTLEEIRTSFTDYHSRYFNLEDAEYYAEKIASFLARNKQDEIVTYFQQVRLAPEYEWVWHLSSTRIFLRDQEGQPLLSLTLSIPVDSKSHITTKVERLQREYDFLRKNQHIFASLTGREKEILSLLAMGKNSEQIATALHISEMTVSTHRRNIKAKIGAQTPYDITRFAQAFDMI
- a CDS encoding phosphatase PAP2 family protein; the protein is MIKEVVALSVVVATGFSAFSQTDTSSKLIDTTTVNVVTTDSNQAFTDNKKQPVYKLKPAVDIPVTAVGSGWSMYAFTKIYSKDPSTVEDINSLRKEDINGFDRWAADVYSPKAANTSDFFFYGSMPLPLLLLADKHIRQDAGKIGLMYLEAMSVTGLLYTGATYSTDRYRPLAYNPEVPMSERTSGGAKNSFFAGHVALVGTASFFTAKVFSDYHPDSKLRFLFYGAAIVATGGTAYLRHMGGKHFPSDLLLGTAVGTLSGILVPQFHKTKLFKDPNLTLLPYTTGQSHGLVMNYRFK
- a CDS encoding PP2C family protein-serine/threonine phosphatase, giving the protein MAKHYFGITDVGRQRDNNEDTFFIEPVLNKQFIAACVIDGVGGYEGGEVAAAIAQQSILAYLQIPSGEVLSMMREAMSSANENIYAEKTQTGKNPSMACVATMALVDTTHNKFYYAHVGDTRLYLFRDKTLVKVSKDHSFVGFLEDSGRITEEAAMQHLKRNEISKALGFESPLPNPSEYIETGESPFLPGDTLLLCSDGLTDMIDSAVISSVLNNGDTLEGKCRSLVDAANRAGGKDNVTVVLVQHPKKPLKQAAKKPATPVKKNESQPAEPRIQQQPVVTPVATARVAKPYNLPIILSIACFVLLTALVWALFFRGPKASTTPELAPTVAPTLQEQRLNTALNRMTGDTLWLRDSLAMAPIYLTDTLHLRKDTLVLKSPGSILLARDSSFKTTGASIVIGPQAKYVLFENLILQDMVIATTNPYVLHFKNTRFRNSYVQIRQGIRYNDSLFTGSVLDMQKAMKDSLPQNRNN
- a CDS encoding FtsW/RodA/SpoVE family cell cycle protein; translated protein: MALDKQQQKGRGLERLFLFLVSVVLGLFFYDLYNVTKRDFAEVPGRLADGSIVNLNADNVDKRIQALLEKGYYFEDPRDINVITAAVAQGLSVQDEEIDNIGELNKQKYYVDAQQAYNLGGESFKKRVKLSRTLLGFAGPDSNRFAQELKAPPRLPATNELGTGSQSIKGTIYNKQGKPVQGVLMRLDMLVPQDSAYSNSVEDVDKETVVASTGIRRVYVLDSAGNRQLVSLSAYARTDEKGVYAFTGLPSGKAFEVLPLQPGFQFGASKGVQALNENTIFNFTQAPHKIRLLSSKDFNNLKRERSLIVRTPEEASKWYWIIIGVFFTGFIFLHIFLSWKLPQADQLVLPTVMLLTGISLLTLLSLQDPLRDRFLARSTLWYFVIGFIGMFILQLFNLRRFTVDSGLYRLFAFRNNPKAAKGWQWAGVAITLLILTILLGSGPEGSGVKVNLFGFQPSEVVKFLIVVFLAGFFSMNEKFISEYATMKKRWGFFYIALGAILASILLFLMLGDLGPAIVVCFTFIILFSFSRGDFDYTIGGVVLFVLANWAIKNVWLATVATAVLLALAMLFHRKQLSESAVMALVVIASFLLLDQIPFIGDVFSGPVQRLVDRKLIWIDKWDNDVFGGDQVANGIWAMASGGITGQGIGEGFGKTIPEAHTDMILPALGEELGLVGIITVFILFVIYLHRSIVIGRQTGTPFLFYLCAGIGVSTFVQFLLIAGGSVGALPLSGVSLPFISYGGSSLVCNLLAAGFLLSSSVVQGTAVQLRYVSRQQDRNLIPALIAAFIGVLLLGINVSRYLFQNDKWVVQPALVAERSGARMFSYNPRIAILMNRLQAGTLYDRTGKILATSKPELVTQQQDSLRVAGLNPAYLQKLSHRRLDRYYPFAEHMFFWTGDANTGVFYGGTNGYFAEYELGPELRGFETPITAYNVTAGRYREDRFLPQTVREMTVAKRDYSVLAPLLLAGINSKEVEAFKQRNRDVQLSMDATLQTGIQTALQADDSLRNNRISVVVLDDSTGDVLTSAAYPLPPVQDWDQLTLSVREQNKLGYWLTATDLGFTYATQPGSTAKILTALAAFNKLGEAAAKRSFLIRPQDLIRVKGAEPDETGTINMERAIVKSNNSYFIKLANEERLQEQMGDLYIQTGMFLRGVGGYFYGKDTTNEEQENRWRALWRKTEFQSVNSYNKNDIRKTRGRGVSGMAWGQGELIATPAAVARLVAGVANGGVIVPHRFVLKISDSTIQTQRGMSIVKEPVYADYLTDYMVKQSANKVNRLGIKVAGKTGTPERIIRGRRINDGWYTFFAPKAQGGGHIVVCIRIEDTKGSSNAVALAGKHIIPQLLKQGYIKGFESTKPSTPE
- a CDS encoding YdcF family protein, with translation MFFILSKILFFLLAPLIWIITTLAMALFAKKDKRRKRALVTTAALLLLFTNPFISNEAWLLWERGPKPIATLPTYDAAIILTGLTDMDKSPHDRVYTNKGADRVLHTLQLYKLGKVQHIIISGGNGSLKEKITTEAESLRQLLVQAGVPDSVILMEDKSRNTYENARFTKQLLSQHPDLKKLLLVTSAFHMRRAEACFKKAGVVADTYPADFYTHDRSWDLDKLLLPQEAVLSLWQKLLHEMAGYVVYKVVGYC